TTACCCAGTCATGCTTGCTGAGGTAGTAAACCTTTGGTTCCGTGTGTAATTTGCTCAAAAGTCTGAAAGCACGGGGATCCTTGATGAGTGCTGCGACCTCCGATTCAGGATCGTTTAGATTGCCGAAGGAAATCGCCTTGGTTGGGCAGGCTTCGGCACAAGCAGGAAGGTAGGTGGCCTTGTCGGGATCGGTCTCTTCAAGGTAGGCTTTGGCACGGGCATTGAGAAGTCGATGGTGGCAGAAAGTGCACTTTTCCACCACGCCTCGCATGCGCGTGCTCACTTCAGGGTTCAACATGGATTCCATGGACTTTGGCCAGGAAGGATCCCACCAGTTGAAATCGCGAGCATGGTACGGGCAGGCCACGATGCAGTACCGGCAACCGATGCAACGGGGATAAATGTGTTCGACAATGCCGTTTTCCTCATTCCGTGTGGTGGCGTTCACCGGGCATACGAAGGTGCAGGGTGCATGGTGCGGTGCATCGCAATGCATGCAGGGACGTGGCAGATAAGTGTATTGATACTCCCCGTAATCCTTTCCATTTTGGAGATAGAAGACCTCCATCCATGTAATGGAGCGCAGCTTGTTGGTTTCATCCGGCCGGAAGGAGATATTGTTTTCCGCCTGGCAGGCGACGCTGCAAGCCATACAACCCGAACATTTATCAAGGTCGATTACCATTCCAAAGCGGACTGCACTTTGTTTTCGTTCTTCTTCACTCACTGGTTACCCCCAATTTTGTTCAGGGCCGAGAAGGTTGTTTCATTGAATTCCTTCGGACCTCTCAATAGAGCCCAACGGAAAGATTACAGATCAAGGCTGAAAGCTGCGCGGATCGGGAGCGGGTATGATCATGCGCGACGCAACTGTGCACGAGCAGCCCAGGCAGTTCCGAGCCCTGATACGGGATCCATCTGAACCTCCAGCAGCTCATTGGGATTGGCTCCCTTGCTCTGGATGTATTGATCGTAAGCCTTGTGGCCCAGGCCCTGTGGCATATAGATGACATCCAGACGTGCCCCGGGGAAGAGATGAACCCTGACAATACACTCTCCTGCAGGAGTTTTGAGTACTGCGCGATTCCCTTCATCAAGCCCCAAGGATCGAGCGGTCTCAGGATGCAGCTCCACAAAGGAGTCGTCGTTTCTTAAAATAAAATCCCATAATGTTTTGGTCATGAAAGGAGGATTCGGCAAATATCCATGAGAGAGAAACAAAGCTTGATAGGAAACCAGCGTCAAGGGGTACTCTTTTTCATTTCCCGAGAGAGCGATGGAAGAGAAATTCGGCAAGCATTGTTCATCCTTTCCTGCCTCTAGCTCCTTTGACTGCAGTGATTGAAAAGCGAGCTCTATTTTCCCGGATGGGCTTTGCACAAGCTGAAGCGGATTTTGAGGCGCATCATACCAGCACTGTCCCGAAGCGAGCTTCTTCCACAGATCGGCTCCATCCTTGTAATTGGCCTTCGGGGATGCTCCCTCCGGGGTTTCCTGCAGTTGCCTCGCTGAGGTCTGGGCAACCGCACCTCTTCCGGATGCAGCCAACCCCTTTACCCGATCCTGAAGAAATGCATCATAGCTTTTCCATGGCAGGGCATCGGCGACCGACCCGCCCATGTTTTTTGACATTTGAAGGAGAACATCTCCAGAGTGGCGGGTATTCCATTGAGGGGGCAGAATGGGAGCTGCGACTGCGTAATAAGCCTGGGGCAGTCCGGGAACACCGATGACATCGTCATACCGTTCGAAGGCAGTATGGTTGGGAAGGATAATGTCGGCCTGCAGGGAAGTTTCATCCATGTAGGAAGAAAAGGATACGACCCACCCTACCTTTTGAATAGCCTTCTGAAAGACCTGATTGCCTGGAAGGCTATAGGCCGGATTGGCTTCATGGATCATCAAGACTTCGATGGGATAAGAGGGAGCCTCGGACAGATTTTTAAGGAACCCATAGAGGCTCTTGCGGGAAAGAGGAATATCCTGAGCTTTGACCTGGTCAAGGCTCTTCCGAGCCAGCCCTTGTTGTGCCACTTCGTCTGCAAGGACCTGGGGCATGGGTCCAAGCGGTACAGATGGGGCGAGGGATATCATGCCCTGGGATTTCAGATTGCCTTTGAGTACATTGAGGGCAAGAAATGCCAGTTCATGATGGACTTTTTCCGGGAGGTCCCGGCTTTTTCCCCATACTGCGACAGCGTTGGGCTGTGTGGCAAAATCTTTGGCCAGTTCGACGATCTTGGCTGGTTCAAGACCGGTGCGCCTGGATGCCTCTTCAAGGGAGTTTTCCGAAGCCAGAAGGAAACTCTTGAATCCTTGCCTCGCTTTCCCCTGACTGTCGGTCCAGTCCTCGAAGCCAAAAACGTTTGTAGCCACGTAGGATGTGTCATAGAGGTTTTCCTTCACCATCACATGGGCAATTCCAAGAGCAAGAGCCGCCTCGCTGCCGGGAATGATCGGGATCCACCGGTCGGCTTTTGCTGCGGACATGGAACAGCGCGACTCGATCTGGATGATTTTGGCTGAAGGGGTTTTGTTCTCACTCTGTGCCGCATTCCAGTCTCCCCAAAGGGCCAGCATACGTCCGGGGCTTCCCCAACCTCCAATGAGATCGGATCCAAAGCTGAGGATATAAGATGCTTTCTCCAAAGCAAATGCCAGAGGCTCCTCTTTGCCCAGCGTAAGAAAGGCTGCAAGCTTGAGGCTATCGGAGTGGGAGGGCATTTGGAAAAAGTTGGGAGACCCGTAGGCGTCGAAAAATTGTTGCCATAAATCCCTCATGCTGCCTTGTCCCTGCCCAGTGATGCAGGCCACTGCGTGAGGAGTCCCCCCCGTTCTGAGATTCACCAGTTTGTCGAGCAGTTCACTCATCGCTTCATCCCAAGGGATGGGTTTGAAGCCGGAGGCTTCCCCTCTCTTCTGAGTCTGCTTTATGGGTTGAGTGATCCGGTAGGGAGCGTAAAGGAACTGAAGTCCTGAAGCAGCAAGTGGACATATTCCTCCTCGATTGATGGGATGCTCCGGGTTTCCTTCCAGCAAAACGGCCCGGTTGCCATTTACCAGGCGAGCCCGAATGCCGCAACCTCCTTCACACAAAGTGCAGATGGTGGCTTTCTTAGTAATCGGCCCACGTTCCGGCGATGGACGCCATGACCAGTTTTGGCTCCAGATGGCGGAATCATCGGCCAATTTCCATGGCAAAGGTGAAAGCAAAGTACCTCCTACCGCGCCGGCAGCAAACTGTAAAAAAGCTCTCCTACCAAACATCATCCCTTTGAACCTCTCGTCGATGCCATTTTGTTGGAACTTCTTGCCACTGGAAAATCTTATGAATGCTTCTATTTATGGCAGGTATTGCAATTATTGCTGATCCCCCGGTCGGCATGGCACTTCTCACAGGCATCCATCTTCATGGTATTTTTGCTGTAGCCGGTCAAACGGTTCTCTTGGTAAGGGGGAAGCTTTTCCTCGGAAGAGACGTCGCGATGGCATGCCACGCATTCCATTCCCCCAGCTTTATGAGGGGCATGAGAAAAGTAGACATTGTCCGGTTGCCAGGCATAAACCCGCCAGGGAATTTCGCGGTCCTTTTGAATATACTCTTCCACAAGGATTCGCTCGTCTTCTGTCTCTCCCATGGGCGCCTCGTGGCATTCCTTGCACTTTTCAATCCTGGGAATTCCCGAATATGTTCCATCCTCTCTAAAAAAATGACAATCCTCGCAACTACTGTCTTGATGGGCAACATGACTGAATTGCATCGGCTGCATGCGTTGCGAATAGATGAGATTAGGAGAGAGAACCCAGCCGAAGACCAGGGCAACGATAAAGCCGGCAAAGAAAATGGCGCCGCCAACCCTGCTTTTACCGGAAGTATTTTTTTTCTCTTCATTCATAAGACAAGCCTCAGTTGCTCCCATTTGACGATCCTGATGTTTTACCCTGAAAACATAGATGATTTTCGTGTAACATCTATGTCACTATTAGGGTGGAATCTTATTGCCCTTGGAATTCAGAGCAACATGGACAACTATTTTTTTTACGAATGATTTGTCTAGTAAACGCTCTTGAATTGCCTTGTCAAGCGAAAAGGAACATATCGATATTATTAAATAATATTGATTTATTTTGCACAAGAATCCCTAAATCATGTGCCATTTGTCACAACGTGGCGCAACGAAATGAAACAGCTTTTCTGTCATGCTGAAACAATCTGGTGACAATTCGCTTGATTCGTATTCGCCATTTTATACAAAAGCGGGTAAAGAGACTGCTTCGAAAAAATCGAAAGGGAATGTTCCCGTTTGTCTTGAATCTTGTACCTGCTAGCCCATAGCATGGGTTCGATCACAACTCAAAAGATCCTGGAAAGGGGTGAACACTCCATGAAAGTGATGACTTTCAATCTCCGTTTTGAAAACGACCATGATGGTGAAAACGCTTGGGTCTACCGCCGGCAGGTGGCCCTTGACCTGATTCAAAAGTATCGTCCTTCCATATTGGGAACCCAGGAGGGCACCAGGAAGCAACTGGATTATCTCCAGAAATACCTGTCGGGATACAGGATGCACGCT
This region of Desulforhabdus amnigena genomic DNA includes:
- a CDS encoding molybdopterin-containing oxidoreductase family protein, translating into MMFGRRAFLQFAAGAVGGTLLSPLPWKLADDSAIWSQNWSWRPSPERGPITKKATICTLCEGGCGIRARLVNGNRAVLLEGNPEHPINRGGICPLAASGLQFLYAPYRITQPIKQTQKRGEASGFKPIPWDEAMSELLDKLVNLRTGGTPHAVACITGQGQGSMRDLWQQFFDAYGSPNFFQMPSHSDSLKLAAFLTLGKEEPLAFALEKASYILSFGSDLIGGWGSPGRMLALWGDWNAAQSENKTPSAKIIQIESRCSMSAAKADRWIPIIPGSEAALALGIAHVMVKENLYDTSYVATNVFGFEDWTDSQGKARQGFKSFLLASENSLEEASRRTGLEPAKIVELAKDFATQPNAVAVWGKSRDLPEKVHHELAFLALNVLKGNLKSQGMISLAPSVPLGPMPQVLADEVAQQGLARKSLDQVKAQDIPLSRKSLYGFLKNLSEAPSYPIEVLMIHEANPAYSLPGNQVFQKAIQKVGWVVSFSSYMDETSLQADIILPNHTAFERYDDVIGVPGLPQAYYAVAAPILPPQWNTRHSGDVLLQMSKNMGGSVADALPWKSYDAFLQDRVKGLAASGRGAVAQTSARQLQETPEGASPKANYKDGADLWKKLASGQCWYDAPQNPLQLVQSPSGKIELAFQSLQSKELEAGKDEQCLPNFSSIALSGNEKEYPLTLVSYQALFLSHGYLPNPPFMTKTLWDFILRNDDSFVELHPETARSLGLDEGNRAVLKTPAGECIVRVHLFPGARLDVIYMPQGLGHKAYDQYIQSKGANPNELLEVQMDPVSGLGTAWAARAQLRRA
- the qrcC gene encoding menaquinone reductase iron-sulfur cluster-binding subunit QrcC, whose amino-acid sequence is MVIDLDKCSGCMACSVACQAENNISFRPDETNKLRSITWMEVFYLQNGKDYGEYQYTYLPRPCMHCDAPHHAPCTFVCPVNATTRNEENGIVEHIYPRCIGCRYCIVACPYHARDFNWWDPSWPKSMESMLNPEVSTRMRGVVEKCTFCHHRLLNARAKAYLEETDPDKATYLPACAEACPTKAISFGNLNDPESEVAALIKDPRAFRLLSKLHTEPKVYYLSKHDWVRKQADKGF
- the qrcA gene encoding menaquinone reductase multiheme cytochrome c subunit QrcA, yielding MNEEKKNTSGKSRVGGAIFFAGFIVALVFGWVLSPNLIYSQRMQPMQFSHVAHQDSSCEDCHFFREDGTYSGIPRIEKCKECHEAPMGETEDERILVEEYIQKDREIPWRVYAWQPDNVYFSHAPHKAGGMECVACHRDVSSEEKLPPYQENRLTGYSKNTMKMDACEKCHADRGISNNCNTCHK